Proteins encoded by one window of Deinococcus radiodurans R1 = ATCC 13939 = DSM 20539:
- a CDS encoding dUTP diphosphatase produces the protein MSDLPCPPTNAERLHEFHRAIGAATPERPTPPPPELLRLRQTLLDEESAEVRAEIDHLLARQAAGEALSAGDLAPLAHELADLLYVTYGALDQLGIDADAVFAEVHRANLSKASGPRRADGKQLKPEGWRPADVRGVIERLQHAPADD, from the coding sequence ATGTCCGACCTGCCCTGCCCGCCGACCAATGCCGAGCGCCTGCACGAGTTTCACCGCGCCATCGGGGCCGCGACGCCTGAGCGCCCCACGCCGCCTCCGCCCGAGCTGCTGCGGCTACGTCAGACCCTACTCGATGAGGAAAGCGCCGAGGTACGCGCTGAAATTGACCACCTGCTCGCCCGGCAAGCCGCGGGCGAGGCGCTGAGTGCGGGCGACCTCGCGCCACTGGCCCATGAGCTGGCGGACCTGCTCTACGTGACCTACGGCGCCCTCGACCAACTGGGCATTGACGCCGACGCCGTGTTTGCCGAGGTGCACCGCGCCAATCTGAGCAAGGCGAGCGGTCCCCGGCGGGCCGACGGCAAGCAGCTCAAGCCCGAAGGCTGGCGCCCCGCCGACGTGCGCGGCGTGATTGAGCGCTTGCAGCACGCTCCGGCAGACGACTGA
- a CDS encoding TerD family protein: MQTFQTGQKSPLSSLLPGQGSPTLTLSARVTGPASEYDLILFGLDASGRLGDDRYMVFYNQPRSPEGALSMQGGARGEKVFTLDLARLPATVRRLSLAATVDDGSFGAIDHAEVTLSAGGTPLLSYRVTGRDFQAQKAVMLLDVYFKDVWRVGAVGQGFNGGLAALVQHFGGEVAGTPAGRPPAPVSPPPAPSPAPTPAAPPPAAPPVSLQKITLDKQGASTKLSLKKGGGADPIRVNLNWERGGGLFRAGADLDLGCMYVLNDGSRGVIQALGNRFGSERLAPHIELDHDDRTGAARNGENLTIYRPDLIHTVLIFAFIYEGTSDFTRVGGRLTLKDPRGNEITVQLSNPDMRRTFCAIATIENYGGEIKVTKEERYFAGHQECDEHYGFGFRWSAGSK; this comes from the coding sequence ATGCAGACGTTTCAAACCGGCCAGAAAAGCCCCCTGAGCAGCCTCCTGCCCGGCCAGGGGTCGCCCACGCTGACGCTGAGTGCGCGGGTGACCGGCCCGGCCTCCGAGTACGACCTGATTCTGTTCGGCCTGGACGCGAGCGGGCGGCTGGGCGACGACCGCTACATGGTGTTTTACAACCAGCCGCGCAGCCCCGAGGGCGCCCTCAGCATGCAGGGCGGCGCCCGGGGCGAGAAGGTCTTTACGCTCGACCTGGCCCGCCTGCCCGCCACCGTGCGGCGCCTGAGCCTGGCAGCGACCGTGGACGACGGCTCCTTCGGGGCCATTGACCACGCCGAGGTCACGCTGAGCGCGGGCGGGACGCCGCTGCTGTCCTACCGCGTGACCGGACGCGACTTTCAGGCGCAGAAGGCCGTCATGTTGCTCGACGTGTACTTCAAGGACGTGTGGCGCGTCGGCGCCGTCGGGCAGGGCTTCAACGGTGGGCTGGCCGCGCTGGTGCAGCACTTCGGCGGCGAGGTGGCCGGTACGCCTGCGGGCCGTCCGCCTGCACCGGTTTCGCCTCCCCCGGCGCCGTCACCCGCTCCGACTCCAGCGGCACCGCCACCCGCCGCCCCGCCTGTCTCCCTGCAAAAGATCACGCTGGACAAACAGGGGGCGAGCACCAAGCTGTCGCTCAAAAAGGGCGGCGGGGCCGACCCCATCCGCGTGAACTTGAACTGGGAGCGGGGCGGGGGGCTGTTTCGCGCGGGTGCCGACCTCGACCTGGGGTGCATGTACGTCCTGAACGACGGCAGCCGGGGCGTGATTCAGGCGCTCGGGAACCGTTTCGGGTCCGAGCGGCTCGCCCCGCACATCGAACTCGACCACGACGACCGCACCGGCGCCGCGCGGAACGGCGAGAACCTCACCATCTACCGCCCCGACCTCATCCACACGGTCTTGATCTTCGCCTTCATCTACGAGGGCACCAGCGACTTTACCCGCGTCGGGGGCCGCCTGACCCTCAAAGACCCGCGCGGCAACGAGATCACGGTGCAGCTCAGCAACCCGGACATGCGCCGCACCTTCTGCGCCATTGCGACCATCGAGAACTACGGCGGCGAGATCAAGGTCACCAAAGAGGAGCGGTACTTCGCGGGCCACCAAGAGTGCGACGAGCATTACGGCTTCGGGTTCCGCTGGTCGGCGGGCAGCAAGTGA
- a CDS encoding TerD family protein, producing the protein MALSLQKGGNISLSKQDANLQRILVGLGWDPRSTDGQQFDLDASAFLLTSGGKVRGDHDFIFYNQLRSVDGSVEHTGDNRDGQGEGDDEVIKINLTQVPAEVERIAVSVTIDQAEQRRQNFGQVGGAFIRIVNEDNGQELTRYDLGEDFSTETAVIFGEVYRHGGEWKFRAVGQGYTGGLGPLARNYGVNV; encoded by the coding sequence ATGGCACTTTCACTGCAAAAAGGCGGCAACATTTCTCTGAGCAAGCAGGACGCCAACCTGCAACGCATTCTGGTGGGGCTGGGCTGGGACCCGCGTTCCACCGACGGCCAGCAATTCGACCTGGACGCCAGCGCGTTCCTGCTGACCAGCGGCGGCAAGGTGCGCGGCGACCACGACTTCATTTTCTACAACCAGCTTCGTTCGGTGGACGGCAGCGTGGAGCACACCGGCGACAACCGCGACGGCCAGGGCGAGGGCGACGACGAGGTCATCAAGATCAACCTGACGCAGGTGCCGGCCGAGGTGGAGCGAATCGCCGTGAGCGTCACCATCGACCAGGCCGAGCAGCGCCGCCAGAACTTCGGTCAGGTGGGCGGCGCCTTTATCCGCATCGTCAACGAGGACAACGGCCAGGAACTTACTCGCTACGACCTCGGTGAAGACTTTTCCACGGAAACCGCTGTCATTTTCGGTGAAGTGTACCGGCACGGCGGCGAGTGGAAATTCCGCGCCGTCGGGCAGGGCTACACCGGGGGCCTGGGGCCGCTGGCGCGCAACTACGGCGTGAACGTCTGA
- a CDS encoding transposase: MGLMAILQYVLSAVPLRKTQRNFLTVLLSVFLAVPGRLNVLNLSRYAACSESTIRRWLHRSDPGAIPWGAVHRATVSTAIESGLISPLCVLAIDASFHRKSGQHTAHLGSFWNGCAARTERGIEQSCCALIDVQHRQAFTVDVRQTRTGSEAPSRLEQAADQLDDVLLDLQTVPRLDLAAVVADGNYAKESMVETVTGHGLPFISRFPRNANLKYLYTGEHPRRRGRPKKFDGKVDFSDLQRFDLVSETSTERVWTQVVWSVQWAREVRAVVIQQVGKKGQVTGYAVLFSTAVTMPAHEVIALYRSRFEIELIFRDAKQFLGGQDVQLRSQPGIEAHWNVVLLTLNLCRLEALRAAEGGQNLVFSLEDMKRRAYNALLAQVILSKLDLSARFEELEHLPSSPLNFGLKAA, translated from the coding sequence ATGGGTCTAATGGCTATCCTACAGTACGTTCTCAGCGCGGTCCCGCTGCGCAAGACGCAGCGGAATTTTCTGACCGTGCTGCTTAGCGTATTTCTCGCTGTTCCTGGACGGCTGAACGTCCTGAACCTCTCCCGATATGCGGCCTGCTCAGAGAGTACGATCCGTCGTTGGCTGCACCGAAGTGACCCCGGGGCCATTCCCTGGGGCGCAGTACACCGGGCGACTGTGAGCACGGCGATTGAGAGTGGGCTGATCAGCCCACTGTGCGTTCTGGCCATCGACGCCTCTTTTCACCGCAAATCTGGTCAGCACACCGCACACCTCGGCTCGTTCTGGAATGGCTGTGCCGCACGGACCGAACGTGGGATCGAGCAATCCTGCTGTGCCCTGATTGACGTCCAGCACCGACAGGCATTTACGGTCGATGTCCGTCAGACCCGGACCGGGTCTGAGGCCCCGAGTCGTCTGGAACAGGCCGCTGACCAGCTGGATGACGTGTTGCTTGATCTCCAGACTGTTCCACGGCTTGATCTGGCCGCTGTGGTTGCGGATGGGAACTATGCGAAAGAATCCATGGTGGAGACCGTGACCGGTCACGGTCTCCCATTCATCTCCAGATTTCCTCGCAACGCCAACCTCAAGTATCTCTATACCGGCGAGCATCCCAGACGACGCGGACGGCCAAAAAAGTTCGACGGCAAGGTGGATTTCAGCGACTTGCAGCGCTTTGACCTCGTTTCTGAAACGTCGACCGAGCGGGTGTGGACTCAGGTGGTCTGGAGCGTGCAGTGGGCGCGAGAAGTGCGTGCAGTCGTCATCCAGCAGGTCGGTAAAAAGGGTCAAGTGACGGGTTACGCGGTGCTGTTCAGCACCGCTGTGACGATGCCCGCTCATGAGGTCATTGCGCTGTACCGGAGCCGTTTCGAGATTGAACTGATCTTCCGGGATGCCAAGCAGTTCCTGGGAGGCCAGGATGTGCAATTGCGGTCACAGCCAGGCATTGAGGCGCATTGGAACGTGGTCTTGCTGACCCTGAACCTCTGTCGCCTTGAGGCCCTGCGAGCAGCAGAGGGCGGACAGAATCTGGTGTTCAGTCTCGAAGACATGAAACGCAGGGCGTATAACGCCCTGCTGGCCCAAGTGATTTTGTCCAAGTTGGATCTCTCGGCCCGCTTTGAAGAATTAGAACATCTGCCGTCCAGTCCGCTAAATTTCGGCCTCAAAGCCGCCTAA
- a CDS encoding PHP-associated domain-containing protein, whose protein sequence is MLGRPPHTIRGLQNNIVWREGVQVMRMDLHCHTEVSHDCRTALRDIPGWLLRTNTRVMAVTDHDQFRGGPELQQLVRDLGLDDRLSIICGEEITTSEGELIGLFLQDRIPPKLTPEETVREIKAQGGLVLLQHGFDPLKRYRLRPEATERIKDDIDIVETFNSRLSRHHWNREAARWGEVHGHLPQSAGSDAHTLRDIGEAWVETPFRLIHTPDDLLAALRIGQVAGHWTHPVYAYGRKQWRTFNGQFRREE, encoded by the coding sequence CTGCTCGGGCGGCCTCCGCACACCATCCGGGGGCTGCAAAACAACATCGTCTGGCGCGAAGGGGTGCAGGTGATGCGGATGGACCTGCACTGCCACACCGAGGTCAGCCACGACTGCCGCACGGCACTGCGCGACATCCCCGGCTGGCTGCTGCGCACGAACACCCGCGTGATGGCGGTGACCGACCATGACCAGTTTCGCGGCGGCCCCGAGTTGCAACAGCTCGTGCGCGACCTCGGCCTCGACGACCGCCTGAGCATCATCTGCGGCGAGGAAATCACGACCAGCGAGGGCGAGCTGATCGGGCTGTTTTTACAAGACCGCATCCCGCCCAAGCTGACGCCCGAAGAAACGGTGCGCGAAATCAAGGCGCAGGGTGGGCTGGTGCTGCTGCAACACGGCTTCGACCCGCTCAAGCGCTACCGCCTGCGCCCCGAGGCCACCGAGCGCATCAAGGACGACATCGACATCGTGGAAACCTTCAATTCGCGTCTCTCGCGTCACCACTGGAACCGCGAGGCCGCCCGCTGGGGCGAGGTGCACGGCCACCTGCCGCAAAGCGCGGGCAGCGACGCCCACACCCTGCGCGACATCGGGGAAGCGTGGGTGGAAACGCCCTTTCGCCTGATTCACACCCCCGACGACCTGCTCGCCGCGCTGCGTATAGGCCAGGTGGCGGGCCACTGGACCCACCCGGTCTACGCCTACGGACGCAAGCAGTGGCGCACCTTTAACGGGCAGTTCCGGCGCGAGGAGTAA
- a CDS encoding TerD family protein: protein MPISLQKGQQISLAKEAGPSLSTVQMGLGWDAIKKKGFFGFGGGQADVDLDANALMFDASGQLVDVVWFRQLQSKDGSVRHSGDNRTGQGDGDDETITVDLTRLPAAVTTVIFSVNNYTGQDFGQVENAYCRLVNTQGGQEIARYNLSVQGNHSAMILASLKRQGGDWAMTAIGAPSRGRTYMDNLPDMRPHL from the coding sequence ATGCCTATTTCGTTGCAAAAAGGTCAGCAGATTTCCCTCGCCAAGGAGGCCGGCCCCAGCCTCAGCACCGTGCAGATGGGCCTGGGCTGGGACGCCATCAAGAAAAAGGGCTTTTTCGGGTTCGGGGGCGGGCAGGCGGACGTGGACCTCGACGCCAACGCCCTGATGTTCGACGCCTCGGGTCAACTCGTGGACGTGGTGTGGTTCCGGCAGTTGCAGAGCAAGGACGGCAGCGTCCGCCACAGCGGCGACAACCGCACCGGGCAGGGCGACGGCGACGACGAAACCATCACGGTGGACCTGACCCGGCTGCCCGCCGCCGTCACGACCGTCATCTTCAGCGTGAACAACTACACTGGGCAGGACTTCGGGCAGGTGGAGAACGCCTACTGCCGCCTCGTCAACACCCAGGGCGGGCAGGAAATCGCGCGCTACAACCTCTCGGTGCAGGGCAACCACAGCGCCATGATTCTGGCAAGTCTCAAGCGCCAGGGCGGCGACTGGGCCATGACGGCCATCGGGGCGCCCAGCCGGGGCCGGACCTACATGGACAACCTGCCGGACATGCGTCCGCACCTCTGA
- a CDS encoding DUF475 domain-containing protein, whose translation MKTFREFFGFATLVTVICLAIAAWDGYARGGHTLAALANALVIAVLLGVLEISLSFDNAVVNASVLRTMSEKWQKRFLLWGILIAVFGMRFIFPIVIVALTSGLGMGEVIREAFGNPDIYAEHLEKAHVAISAFGGAFLMMVFLKYFMDPDKEEHWLTPLERPLGRIGKLDTVQAVIVGALLLILTHLFVAPAEQFQALTAGLVGLLVYLVMDAIGNLFETDNLATKAGAAGLASFLYLEILDASFSLDGVIGAFALTKDIVLIAAGLTIGAIFVRSLTVMMVKKGTLEAYRFLEHGAHYGIGALAVIMLLSMNRDIHIPEVVTGLIGAGFIVLAVWASLVANRRESLN comes from the coding sequence ATGAAAACTTTCCGTGAATTCTTCGGTTTCGCCACGCTGGTCACCGTCATCTGCCTCGCGATTGCCGCGTGGGACGGCTACGCCCGGGGCGGGCACACGCTGGCGGCACTGGCGAACGCGCTGGTCATCGCCGTGCTGCTGGGCGTGCTGGAAATCTCCCTGAGCTTCGACAACGCGGTCGTGAACGCCAGCGTGCTGCGGACCATGTCCGAGAAGTGGCAAAAACGCTTCCTGTTGTGGGGCATTTTGATCGCGGTGTTCGGGATGCGCTTCATCTTCCCCATCGTGATCGTGGCGCTCACGTCCGGCCTGGGCATGGGCGAAGTCATCCGCGAGGCGTTCGGGAACCCCGACATCTACGCCGAGCACCTGGAAAAAGCGCATGTGGCGATTTCCGCGTTCGGCGGCGCCTTCCTGATGATGGTGTTCCTGAAATACTTCATGGACCCGGACAAGGAAGAGCACTGGCTGACGCCCCTGGAGCGTCCGCTGGGCCGCATCGGCAAGCTCGACACCGTGCAGGCCGTGATCGTGGGGGCGCTGCTGCTGATTCTGACGCACCTGTTCGTCGCGCCCGCCGAGCAGTTTCAGGCGCTCACGGCGGGCCTCGTCGGGCTGCTCGTGTACCTGGTCATGGACGCCATCGGGAACCTCTTCGAGACCGACAACCTCGCCACCAAGGCGGGCGCGGCGGGGCTGGCCTCGTTCCTGTATCTGGAGATTCTGGACGCCAGCTTCTCGCTCGACGGCGTGATCGGTGCGTTCGCCCTGACCAAGGACATCGTGCTGATCGCGGCGGGTCTGACCATCGGCGCGATTTTCGTGCGCTCCCTGACGGTCATGATGGTCAAGAAAGGCACGCTGGAGGCCTACCGGTTTCTGGAACACGGCGCGCACTACGGCATCGGGGCGCTGGCGGTCATCATGCTGCTGAGCATGAACCGTGACATTCACATCCCCGAGGTCGTGACCGGCCTGATCGGCGCGGGCTTCATCGTGCTGGCGGTGTGGGCGAGCCTCGTTGCCAACCGGCGTGAAAGTCTGAATTGA
- a CDS encoding carbonic anhydrase: MTAPDNSETLQAQLLELTPEELQRRLLQAVRRGASMEEIAKLKDSDVATPEAAIQTLMEGNARFFGGQARRPDIGANERRAQIIGQTPYAAILACSDSRVPVELVFDQGLGQLFVVRVAGNVVGESGLGTLEYAIRHLDVHLVMVMGHEGCGAVAAALMPDDKIAEEPPHLQSLIGRIRPSVENLPAIRDKKARMREAVINNVRRQVALLRRQAVIQEAEASGQIRVIGGYYEIGSGAVDFLVDEDDLAL, from the coding sequence ATGACCGCGCCAGACAATTCAGAGACGTTACAGGCCCAACTCCTCGAACTGACCCCCGAGGAACTCCAGCGCCGACTGCTCCAGGCCGTGCGCCGGGGGGCGAGCATGGAAGAAATCGCCAAGCTCAAGGATTCGGACGTGGCAACCCCCGAGGCGGCCATTCAGACGCTGATGGAAGGCAACGCCCGCTTTTTCGGTGGGCAGGCGCGACGCCCGGACATCGGGGCGAACGAGCGCCGCGCCCAGATCATCGGGCAAACGCCCTACGCGGCGATCCTCGCGTGCAGCGACAGTCGGGTGCCGGTAGAACTGGTGTTCGACCAGGGGCTGGGGCAACTGTTCGTGGTGCGGGTGGCGGGCAACGTGGTGGGCGAAAGCGGCCTGGGCACGCTCGAATACGCCATCCGGCACCTCGACGTGCACCTCGTGATGGTGATGGGCCACGAGGGCTGCGGCGCGGTGGCGGCGGCGCTGATGCCGGACGACAAAATCGCCGAGGAGCCGCCGCACCTTCAGTCCCTGATTGGCCGCATTCGCCCCAGCGTGGAAAATCTGCCCGCCATCCGCGACAAGAAGGCCCGGATGCGCGAGGCCGTCATCAACAATGTGCGCCGCCAAGTCGCCCTGCTGCGCCGTCAGGCGGTGATTCAGGAAGCCGAGGCGTCCGGCCAGATTCGGGTCATCGGCGGCTACTACGAAATCGGCTCGGGCGCGGTGGACTTTCTGGTGGACGAGGACGACCTCGCACTCTAA
- a CDS encoding 2,3-bisphosphoglycerate-independent phosphoglycerate mutase, which yields MSDLLDTVRGLAKKTDSKILMVVLDGVGGLPLTVNGDTELATARTPNLDALAQESQLGQLELVGAGITPGSGPGHLSLFGYDPLKYVVGRGALSAVGIGVKLNRGDVAVRGNFATLGAGRLILDRRAGRPSDEKNAEIVAKLRAAIPEIDGVAVEVYTESEHRFVVVFRAPEGQPLGANISDVDPQVTGVEPKTAIANDPSSEVTAGLINTFVARAEVALADEPQVNGVLFRGYSDVPHFPSFEDAYQLKAACIASYPMYKGLASLVGMDVLPVEGHEDALEGKVKALRENWAKYDFFYFHIKKTDSTGEDGDFAEKVHKIELFDELLPQLLELQPDVIAVVGDHSTPSKLKSHSWHPVPLLIRSNYGRRDPAQRYTEEEAARGTLGLRHGPDLMPLLMANALKLNKYGA from the coding sequence ATGAGTGACCTGCTCGATACCGTGCGTGGCCTGGCGAAAAAGACCGACAGCAAGATTCTGATGGTGGTGCTCGACGGCGTGGGCGGCCTGCCGCTGACCGTGAACGGCGACACCGAACTCGCCACCGCCCGGACCCCCAACCTCGACGCGCTCGCGCAGGAGTCGCAGCTCGGGCAGCTCGAACTCGTGGGCGCGGGCATCACCCCCGGCTCCGGCCCCGGCCACCTCAGCCTCTTCGGGTACGACCCCCTCAAGTACGTGGTGGGGCGCGGGGCGCTGTCCGCAGTGGGCATCGGCGTCAAGCTGAACCGCGGCGACGTGGCGGTGCGTGGCAACTTCGCCACCCTGGGTGCGGGCCGACTGATTCTAGACCGCCGCGCCGGGCGCCCAAGCGACGAGAAAAACGCGGAAATCGTGGCGAAACTGCGTGCGGCCATCCCCGAAATTGACGGCGTGGCAGTCGAGGTCTACACCGAGTCGGAGCACCGTTTCGTGGTCGTGTTCCGCGCGCCCGAGGGTCAGCCGCTCGGCGCCAACATCAGCGACGTGGACCCGCAGGTCACGGGCGTGGAACCCAAAACGGCCATCGCCAACGACCCGTCGAGCGAAGTGACCGCTGGCCTCATCAACACCTTCGTCGCCCGCGCCGAGGTGGCCCTCGCAGACGAGCCGCAGGTCAACGGCGTGCTGTTTCGCGGTTACAGCGACGTGCCGCACTTTCCGTCGTTCGAGGACGCTTACCAGCTCAAGGCCGCCTGCATCGCTTCTTACCCGATGTACAAGGGCCTCGCCAGCCTCGTCGGGATGGACGTGCTGCCGGTCGAAGGCCACGAGGACGCGCTCGAAGGCAAAGTGAAGGCCCTGCGCGAGAACTGGGCGAAGTACGATTTCTTCTACTTCCACATCAAGAAAACCGACTCGACGGGTGAAGACGGCGACTTTGCCGAGAAGGTCCACAAAATCGAGCTGTTCGACGAACTGCTGCCGCAACTGCTCGAACTGCAACCCGACGTGATTGCGGTGGTGGGCGACCACTCCACCCCCAGCAAGCTCAAGTCGCACTCCTGGCACCCGGTGCCGCTGCTCATTCGCAGCAACTATGGCCGCCGCGACCCCGCGCAGCGCTACACCGAGGAAGAAGCCGCCCGCGGCACCCTGGGCCTGCGCCACGGCCCCGACCTGATGCCGCTGCTGATGGCGAACGCGCTCAAGCTGAACAAGTACGGCGCCTGA
- a CDS encoding metallophosphoesterase family protein yields MTRIAVLADLHANLAATLAVHADVQRRGISEIWVLGDLVGKGPRPREVLDWTREHATSVVQGNWDARVAGASHRPQDLWPRARLTPEQLRYLGELPYGIEEEFGGSCWRFVHASSRGLFHRLYPHSSLPDQLDAFLPNPALGLHEHADALVYADTHEALLLDVEGRPLINCGSVGNPLDSTLPSYLILDFDDAGPGYSASFVRLTYNRDEEIAAAEASDMPFVREYVTELLTGAYQKRRARLGE; encoded by the coding sequence ATGACCCGCATCGCCGTTCTTGCCGACCTGCACGCCAATCTGGCGGCCACCCTCGCGGTGCACGCCGACGTGCAGCGGCGGGGAATCAGCGAGATCTGGGTGCTGGGCGACCTCGTGGGCAAGGGCCCGCGCCCGCGTGAGGTGCTCGACTGGACCCGCGAACACGCGACCAGCGTGGTGCAGGGCAACTGGGACGCCCGCGTCGCCGGGGCGAGCCACCGTCCGCAGGATTTGTGGCCGCGTGCCCGGCTCACCCCCGAGCAGCTCCGCTACCTCGGCGAGCTGCCCTACGGCATCGAGGAAGAGTTCGGCGGCAGTTGCTGGCGCTTCGTGCACGCCAGCTCGCGGGGGCTGTTTCACCGGCTCTACCCGCACAGCAGCCTGCCCGACCAGCTCGATGCTTTTTTGCCCAATCCGGCGCTCGGGCTGCACGAACACGCCGACGCGCTGGTGTACGCCGACACCCACGAGGCGCTGCTGCTCGACGTGGAGGGGCGGCCCCTGATCAACTGCGGCAGCGTGGGCAACCCGCTCGACTCCACGCTGCCGAGCTACCTCATCTTGGATTTTGACGACGCCGGCCCCGGCTACAGCGCCTCGTTCGTGCGCCTGACCTACAACCGCGACGAGGAAATTGCCGCCGCCGAGGCGAGCGACATGCCCTTTGTCCGCGAGTACGTGACCGAACTGCTGACCGGGGCCTACCAGAAGCGCCGGGCACGGCTCGGGGAATGA
- a CDS encoding VC0807 family protein → MSAAPESPLPPESQASPAAPAAKTRRVPKTVWDLVFTLLIPILILSPNLLGEGIGLSSLLGGGTAGNVRAYLLAALVPVVYVMWDIVVNRNVSPVALIGGAGAIFSGALAFWYVDGFWYAIKDSARSYLMGVAFLISAATSVPLLRVFLDAASIGEAPQDRALTNRALRDPAVHRGMVAGTVIFAFVDLLGGVANSVVNYQRVTAKFGSDAFNAQVAEVNAIMRLPSTLISIVGLMAALYFVQKAVRARYGAGASVFETAALAERVRQEDRGAAGA, encoded by the coding sequence ATGAGCGCCGCCCCCGAGTCCCCCCTTCCGCCCGAGTCCCAGGCTTCACCGGCAGCGCCGGCTGCGAAAACACGCCGCGTCCCCAAGACCGTGTGGGACCTGGTGTTTACTCTCTTGATTCCCATCCTGATTCTGAGTCCCAACCTGCTCGGCGAGGGCATCGGCCTGTCCAGTCTGCTGGGCGGCGGCACGGCGGGCAACGTGCGGGCCTACCTGCTCGCCGCGCTGGTGCCGGTTGTATACGTCATGTGGGACATCGTGGTGAACCGCAATGTCAGCCCGGTGGCGCTGATCGGCGGGGCGGGGGCCATCTTTTCCGGGGCGCTCGCCTTCTGGTACGTGGACGGCTTCTGGTACGCCATCAAGGACAGCGCCCGCTCGTACCTGATGGGCGTGGCGTTCCTGATCAGCGCGGCGACCTCAGTGCCGCTGCTGCGGGTCTTTCTCGACGCGGCCAGCATCGGCGAGGCGCCGCAGGACCGCGCGCTGACCAACCGGGCGCTGCGTGACCCCGCCGTACACCGAGGCATGGTGGCGGGCACGGTGATTTTCGCGTTCGTCGACCTGCTCGGCGGCGTGGCGAACAGCGTGGTCAACTACCAGCGCGTGACCGCCAAGTTCGGCAGCGACGCCTTCAACGCGCAGGTGGCCGAGGTCAACGCCATCATGCGGCTGCCGAGTACGCTGATCAGCATCGTGGGGCTGATGGCGGCGCTGTATTTCGTGCAAAAAGCCGTCCGGGCACGCTACGGGGCGGGTGCGAGCGTCTTCGAGACGGCGGCCCTCGCCGAGCGGGTGCGGCAGGAAGACCGGGGGGCGGCGGGGGCCTGA
- a CDS encoding diacylglycerol/lipid kinase family protein has translation MTDPSSPPQPAVSPAAAQPDATLIFNRKAGGSEGYAPEQFTEKLQQVGYRPVYRPTDSREDLQRAIEAAQGTVFVAGGDGTVRSAALLLAGRRGLTLGIVPMGTANNIGRTLGIEGEPLDVLEGYRGAQVRPFDLGRVKAPWGEDLFLEACGCGAFADIITEYDPEGGKSPLRALQALTTTLGNFEPPLLPITLDGQPVPPTPYALLEVLNTRATGPRLQLATHADPGDGQLDVIGVDAEERQNMLAYLGALLRDEFAELPSVQSQLAREVEIPYTGQAFHVDGEVRPPLPGQGGKVHISVWPGALRVLTPTAGAPA, from the coding sequence ATGACTGACCCGTCTTCCCCTCCCCAACCTGCGGTGAGCCCGGCGGCGGCCCAACCGGACGCCACCCTGATTTTCAACAGGAAGGCCGGCGGCAGCGAGGGCTATGCCCCCGAGCAGTTCACCGAGAAGTTGCAGCAGGTCGGCTACCGCCCCGTTTACCGTCCCACCGACAGCCGCGAGGACTTGCAGCGGGCCATTGAAGCCGCCCAGGGCACGGTGTTTGTGGCGGGCGGCGACGGCACGGTGCGCTCGGCGGCGCTGCTGCTCGCGGGTCGCCGCGGGCTGACCCTGGGCATCGTGCCGATGGGCACCGCCAACAACATCGGGCGGACGCTGGGCATTGAGGGCGAGCCGCTCGACGTGCTCGAAGGTTACCGGGGCGCCCAGGTGCGGCCCTTCGACCTCGGGCGGGTGAAGGCCCCCTGGGGCGAAGACCTGTTTCTGGAAGCCTGCGGCTGTGGCGCTTTCGCCGACATCATCACCGAGTACGACCCCGAGGGCGGCAAGAGCCCATTGAGGGCGCTGCAAGCCCTCACGACGACGCTCGGCAACTTTGAGCCGCCGCTGCTGCCCATTACGCTCGACGGGCAGCCGGTGCCTCCCACGCCCTACGCGCTGCTCGAAGTGCTCAACACCCGCGCCACCGGCCCCCGCTTGCAGCTCGCCACCCACGCCGATCCCGGCGACGGGCAGCTCGACGTGATCGGTGTGGACGCCGAGGAACGGCAGAACATGCTCGCGTACCTCGGCGCCCTGCTGCGCGACGAGTTCGCCGAGCTGCCCAGCGTGCAGTCGCAACTCGCCCGCGAGGTCGAAATTCCCTACACCGGGCAGGCCTTTCACGTGGACGGCGAGGTGCGCCCGCCGCTGCCGGGGCAAGGCGGCAAGGTCCACATCTCGGTCTGGCCCGGCGCCCTGCGAGTCCTGACCCCCACCGCCGGAGCGCCCGCATGA